The proteins below are encoded in one region of Macadamia integrifolia cultivar HAES 741 unplaced genomic scaffold, SCU_Mint_v3 scaffold_197A, whole genome shotgun sequence:
- the LOC122071206 gene encoding uncharacterized protein LOC122071206 produces MVGINGLVTITLVFSSSCIWMERNSRRHDGISKSMERCFAMIRSEISSQSFIYSGKLISLSDLLDARRLRFSGVQGRPSEIFEIFWCRTPRGWWKVNIDWCSIANPGISGAGGVFHNDKGEVMVNLWISLGIHSNFVAKFMVVISGIEHAEKLGVQRLWIECDSVVVVTLVQKRNVPWIVHQRWIACMNINRYRSSLPIRKLYIRLTR; encoded by the exons ATGGTTGGCATCAACGGCTTGGTCACCATCACTTTGGTCTTCTCAAGTTCATG catttggatggaaaggaattctAGAAGACATGATGGAATCTCAAAGTCTATGGAGCGCTGCTTTGCCATGATCAGAAGTGAAATCTCTTCACAATCCTTCATTTACTCAGGGAAGTTGATCTCCCTTTCGGATCTATTGGATGCTAGAAGGCTGCGATTTTCAGGTGTTCAGGGTAGGCCTAgcgaaatttttgaaattttctggtGTCGGACCCCGAGAGGATggtggaaagtaaacatagatTGGTGTTCTATTGCGAATCCAGGTATCTCTGGAGCTGGAGGTGTATTTCACAATGATAAAGGGGAGGTGATGGTAAATTTATGGATTTCCCTTGGAATTCATTCAAACTTTGTGGCAAAATTTATGGTTGTGATTTCAGGGATTGAACATGCAGAAAAATTGGGGGTGCAAAGgctatggattgaatgtgattcagttGTAGTGGTTACTTTGGTTCAGAAAAGAAACGTCCCATGGATCGTTCATCAAAGGTGGATAGCTTGTATGAATATTAACCGATATAGGAGTTCTCTCCCCATTAGGAAACTCTATATTCGGTTAACAAGATGA